One genomic segment of Streptomyces sp. NBC_00239 includes these proteins:
- a CDS encoding chaplin — MSRIAKAAAITAAAGSVLAAGAGMAVADAGAHGAAIGSPGVASGNLLQVPVHIPVNVCGNSVSVIGLLNPAFGNTCVNASGHDEKNAYGH, encoded by the coding sequence ATGTCGCGTATCGCGAAGGCAGCAGCCATCACCGCTGCGGCCGGCAGTGTTCTGGCCGCCGGCGCCGGTATGGCCGTTGCCGATGCCGGAGCGCACGGCGCTGCGATCGGTTCTCCCGGCGTCGCGTCGGGCAACCTCCTGCAGGTTCCGGTTCACATCCCGGTCAACGTGTGCGGCAACTCCGTCAGCGTGATCGGCCTCCTGAACCCGGCGTTCGGCAACACCTGCGTGAACGCCTCGGGCCACGACGAGAAGAACGCGTACGGCCACTGA
- a CDS encoding tyrosinase family protein — translation MPPHPTAGRGTARVYTRQNQKNLTSAQRKRFVAAVLELKRNGTYDEFVRTHDRYFVPDDDDGLRVGHMSPSFFPWHRRYLLEFERALRALDPGVSVPYWDWTTDRSPASSLWSEDFMGGTGRESDRRVTTGPFAHDKGNWEIRVGVTEAPYLTRNLGRPHKPITLPTARELQWALDDPVYDTAPWDSTAAGGGFRNKLEGWAAPRSERWRNHNKVHQWIGGHMTGGTAPNDPVFWLHHAFVDLLWDRWQARHPRSGYLPAAPLGRTDRQRGRVLTRDDPMPPWDVTPAQLLSHKGIYRYET, via the coding sequence ATGCCCCCACACCCCACGGCCGGAAGGGGAACCGCCCGCGTGTACACCCGCCAGAACCAGAAGAACCTCACGAGCGCCCAGCGCAAGCGCTTCGTCGCCGCCGTCCTGGAACTCAAGCGCAACGGCACCTACGACGAGTTCGTCCGCACCCACGACCGGTACTTCGTGCCGGACGACGACGACGGGCTGCGCGTGGGGCACATGTCGCCGTCCTTCTTCCCCTGGCACCGCCGCTACCTGCTGGAGTTCGAACGCGCGCTGCGGGCCCTGGACCCCGGGGTGTCCGTCCCCTACTGGGACTGGACCACCGACCGCAGCCCCGCCTCCTCCCTGTGGTCGGAGGACTTCATGGGCGGCACCGGCCGGGAGTCCGACCGACGGGTCACCACCGGCCCGTTCGCCCACGACAAGGGCAACTGGGAGATCAGGGTCGGCGTGACCGAGGCCCCGTACCTCACCCGCAACCTCGGACGCCCGCACAAGCCGATCACCCTGCCGACCGCCCGGGAACTCCAGTGGGCCCTCGACGACCCGGTGTACGACACCGCCCCCTGGGACTCGACCGCGGCCGGCGGAGGGTTCCGCAACAAGCTGGAGGGCTGGGCGGCGCCGCGCAGCGAACGCTGGCGCAACCACAACAAGGTCCACCAGTGGATCGGCGGCCACATGACCGGCGGCACGGCCCCCAACGACCCCGTCTTCTGGCTGCACCACGCCTTCGTGGACCTGCTGTGGGACCGCTGGCAGGCCCGCCACCCGCGCTCCGGCTACCTGCCGGCCGCACCGCTCGGCCGGACCGACCGGCAGCGAGGCCGGGTCCTGACGCGCGACGACCCGATGCCCCCGTGGGACGTCACCCCCGCCCAACTCCTCAGCCACAAGGGCATCTACCGCTACGAGACCTGA
- a CDS encoding tyrosinase family oxidase copper chaperone → MNQHPSRWTPRGAIPRRAALRTAFTLAVASATAAALAPVLRARRAPAAAAPVPRPAPGAPETLFEEMYRGRHISAFRGTGGGRPRVDVLIDGRRLHVMRRADGSYLSGVNHFESFDNPLDLARAAVDEIGTVRLAAAPAHHG, encoded by the coding sequence ATGAACCAGCACCCGAGCCGGTGGACCCCCCGCGGCGCGATCCCCCGCAGAGCGGCCCTGCGCACCGCCTTCACCCTGGCCGTGGCCTCCGCCACCGCGGCGGCGCTCGCCCCGGTACTGCGCGCCCGCCGCGCCCCGGCCGCAGCCGCTCCCGTCCCGCGCCCGGCGCCCGGCGCTCCGGAGACGCTGTTCGAGGAGATGTACCGTGGCCGGCACATCAGCGCCTTCCGCGGTACGGGCGGCGGTCGGCCCCGCGTCGACGTGCTGATCGACGGCCGCCGGCTGCACGTCATGCGCCGCGCCGACGGCAGCTACCTCAGCGGCGTCAACCACTTCGAGTCCTTCGACAACCCGCTGGACCTCGCCCGCGCCGCGGTCGACGAGATCGGCACCGTCCGACTGGCCGCGGCGCCCGCCCACCACGGCTGA
- a CDS encoding acyl-CoA dehydrogenase family protein: MTPDPTTPAAPAAAPDLLYTAAEDELRAAVRALLDDRASDHAAALARAEAGGPHDPALWRTLAAGIGAAGLLVPEKLGGQGASHREAAVVLEELGRSVTRLPYLTSSVLATEALLGCDTDRPAVAALLGSLAAGTAVAVLAVPLTLGPGSPPPAAVRDTGGALDGSVTAVADAAGADVLLVPADTGLYAVPAAAVTITPQTPLDLTRPLARVTFREAYGELLAGPATAPAVLERALRTGAGLLASEQLGLAEWCLAETVRHVRGRHQFNRPIGSFQALKHRLAQLWLEIAGARAAARNAADALATGAPDTDLAVAVAQAACSRAAVHAAEECVQLHGGIGMTWEHPAHLYLKRAKADALALGTAGHHRTRVAALAGLPGPQA, from the coding sequence ATGACGCCCGACCCCACCACGCCAGCCGCTCCCGCCGCCGCTCCCGACCTGCTCTACACCGCGGCCGAGGACGAACTCCGCGCCGCCGTACGCGCGTTGCTCGACGACCGTGCGTCCGACCACGCCGCCGCCCTCGCCCGCGCCGAGGCGGGCGGCCCCCACGACCCGGCGCTCTGGCGGACCCTGGCCGCCGGCATCGGCGCGGCCGGACTGCTGGTCCCCGAGAAGCTCGGCGGGCAGGGCGCGAGCCACCGCGAGGCCGCGGTGGTGCTCGAGGAACTCGGCCGCTCGGTCACCCGGCTGCCGTACCTGACGAGTTCGGTGCTGGCCACCGAAGCCCTCCTCGGCTGCGACACCGACCGGCCCGCGGTGGCCGCCCTGCTCGGCTCCCTCGCCGCGGGCACCGCCGTCGCCGTGCTCGCCGTACCGCTCACCCTCGGCCCGGGATCACCCCCGCCCGCCGCCGTCCGCGACACCGGCGGCGCACTCGACGGCAGCGTCACGGCGGTCGCCGACGCGGCCGGCGCCGACGTCCTGCTCGTCCCCGCCGACACCGGCCTGTACGCCGTACCCGCCGCCGCGGTCACCATCACCCCGCAGACCCCCCTCGACCTGACCCGACCGCTCGCCCGCGTCACCTTCCGCGAGGCGTACGGGGAACTCCTCGCAGGACCCGCAACCGCGCCCGCCGTCCTCGAACGGGCGCTGCGCACGGGCGCCGGACTCCTCGCTTCCGAGCAGCTCGGGCTGGCCGAATGGTGCCTCGCCGAGACCGTCCGCCACGTCCGCGGCCGCCACCAGTTCAACCGGCCGATCGGCTCCTTCCAGGCGCTCAAACACCGGCTCGCCCAGCTTTGGCTGGAGATCGCCGGCGCCCGGGCCGCCGCCCGCAACGCCGCCGACGCGCTGGCCACCGGCGCGCCCGACACCGACCTCGCGGTGGCCGTGGCCCAGGCCGCCTGCTCCCGGGCCGCCGTGCACGCGGCCGAGGAATGCGTCCAGTTGCACGGCGGCATCGGCATGACCTGGGAGCATCCCGCCCACCTCTACCTCAAGCGCGCGAAGGCCGACGCGCTGGCCCTCGGCACGGCCGGCCACCACCGCACCCGCGTCGCCGCCCTCGCCGGACTGCCCGGCCCGCAGGCCTGA